From one Tsukamurella tyrosinosolvens genomic stretch:
- a CDS encoding Fpg/Nei family DNA glycosylase, whose amino-acid sequence MPEGHTLHRLALAHDALFAGEGVRVSSPQGRFAPEAKRLDGRVFERADSWGKHLWHRYDGGLIVHVHLGLYGAFTDFGVSDGAPAPVGQVRYRIVGPRGGTDLRGPTACELVTEEQVDGVLARLGPDPLRPDSDPEDAWRRIERSRRPVGALLMDQKVMAGVGNVYRAEVLFRAGIDPHREGRDVSRAEFDGIWADLVALMPIGVERGRMHVVRPEHDHGAPSYAEDRPRTYVYRRTGDPCRVCGTPVRTEVMEARNLYWCPTCQS is encoded by the coding sequence ATGCCCGAGGGACACACTCTCCACCGGCTCGCCCTCGCCCACGACGCACTGTTCGCGGGCGAGGGCGTCCGCGTCTCCAGCCCCCAGGGTCGGTTCGCGCCGGAGGCGAAGCGTCTCGACGGCCGTGTCTTCGAGCGCGCCGACTCGTGGGGCAAGCACCTGTGGCACCGCTACGACGGCGGGCTGATCGTGCACGTGCACCTCGGCCTGTACGGCGCCTTCACCGACTTCGGGGTGTCCGACGGTGCCCCCGCTCCCGTCGGACAGGTGCGGTACCGCATCGTCGGGCCGCGCGGCGGCACCGACCTGCGCGGCCCCACCGCGTGCGAGCTCGTCACCGAGGAGCAGGTCGACGGGGTCCTCGCCCGCCTCGGGCCCGACCCGCTGCGGCCCGATTCCGACCCGGAGGACGCGTGGCGGCGCATCGAGCGGTCCCGGCGGCCCGTCGGGGCGCTGCTCATGGACCAGAAGGTGATGGCCGGCGTCGGCAACGTCTACCGCGCCGAGGTGCTCTTCCGCGCCGGGATCGACCCGCACCGCGAGGGGCGCGACGTCTCGCGCGCCGAGTTCGACGGGATCTGGGCCGACCTCGTCGCGCTCATGCCGATCGGCGTCGAGCGCGGGCGCATGCACGTCGTGCGGCCGGAGCACGATCACGGCGCACCGTCGTACGCCGAGGACCGCCCCCGGACCTACGTCTACCGGCGCACCGGCGACCCCTGCCGGGTGTGCGGAACACCCGTCCGCACCGAGGTCATGGAGGCGCGGAACCTGTACTGGTGCCCCACCTGTCAGAGCTGA
- a CDS encoding PE-PPE domain-containing protein translates to MNTLTVHSRAARRPADAGRARITVLAVGGTGESWIDDPRTEVTGMLSHVVAELDDRFGSRWVGYPASYGPVPARDGVSFAESVSIGVERLLAAIADADGPVALIGYSQGCTVVRRVLGAMADGPVFAPHVLAVGLISDPERPHGSDPSLCGSGVAGDGPSVPDGLPLHWISHPQDVICNASVDSFVRDIADATAYLTLRDLATWAPRAAGEYLGHRFQNATRTAFGSRQWRRDVNRLRTAGREILGYLPRVQYRGRDYNLRGNRHTAYATEPLARLRHEDYELTGCQMLAQWLQVQATFALPAEPDRGAGAPQSGAPAAAGLESGKYLQAG, encoded by the coding sequence ATGAACACGCTGACCGTCCACAGCAGGGCGGCCCGGCGACCGGCGGACGCCGGCCGGGCCCGGATCACCGTGCTCGCCGTCGGGGGCACGGGCGAGTCCTGGATCGACGATCCCCGCACCGAGGTGACCGGCATGCTCAGCCACGTCGTGGCCGAGCTCGACGACCGCTTCGGGTCCCGCTGGGTCGGCTACCCGGCCTCGTACGGGCCGGTCCCCGCCCGCGACGGCGTCTCCTTCGCCGAGTCCGTGTCGATCGGCGTGGAGCGACTCCTGGCCGCGATCGCCGATGCCGACGGCCCCGTCGCCCTCATCGGGTACTCGCAGGGCTGCACCGTGGTGCGCCGGGTGCTGGGCGCCATGGCCGACGGCCCGGTGTTCGCGCCGCACGTGCTCGCCGTCGGCCTGATCTCCGATCCCGAACGCCCGCACGGCAGCGATCCGTCGTTGTGCGGCTCCGGCGTCGCGGGCGACGGCCCGTCGGTGCCCGACGGTCTGCCGCTGCACTGGATCTCGCACCCGCAGGACGTGATCTGCAACGCCAGCGTCGACTCCTTCGTCCGCGACATCGCCGACGCCACCGCGTACCTGACGCTGCGCGACCTGGCGACGTGGGCGCCGCGCGCCGCGGGGGAGTACCTCGGGCACCGCTTCCAGAACGCCACCCGCACCGCCTTCGGCTCCCGGCAGTGGCGGCGCGATGTGAACCGGCTGCGCACGGCCGGTCGGGAGATCCTCGGCTACCTGCCGCGGGTGCAGTACCGCGGCCGCGACTACAACCTGCGCGGCAACCGCCACACCGCGTACGCGACGGAGCCGCTCGCCCGGCTGCGGCACGAGGACTACGAGCTCACCGGCTGCCAGATGCTGGCGCAATGGCTGCAGGTCCAGGCCACCTTCGCCCTCCCGGCGGAGCCGGATCGCGGCGCCGGGGCCCCGCAGAGCGGTGCGCCGGCGGCCGCTGGTCTAGAGTCGGGGAAGTATTTGCAGGCCGGCTGA
- a CDS encoding DUF3618 domain-containing protein, with protein MARDTESIERDIERAREQLAATLDQLGERADPRKLAEQAQQSVIATVTKPPVLAAAAGVAVLAALVIGSRFKRARREKQLIRAIAEGKISL; from the coding sequence GTGGCACGTGACACCGAGAGCATCGAGCGCGACATCGAGCGCGCCCGGGAGCAGCTGGCGGCGACGCTGGATCAGCTGGGCGAGCGGGCGGACCCGCGCAAGCTCGCCGAGCAGGCGCAGCAGTCCGTGATCGCCACCGTCACCAAGCCGCCGGTGCTGGCCGCCGCGGCCGGTGTCGCGGTGCTGGCCGCGCTCGTCATCGGGTCGCGCTTCAAGCGCGCCCGCCGCGAGAAGCAGCTCATCCGCGCGATCGCCGAGGGCAAGATCTCGCTCTGA
- the metA gene encoding homoserine O-acetyltransferase MetA yields the protein MPVTMPHDLPARAVLAAEQVFVMSDDRAGHQDIRPMRIAILNLMPMKVTTETQLLRLLSNSPLQIELTLLRMASHVSRTTASEHLDSFYSTFDDVAEQHFDGLIITGAPVERLDFEAVDYWPEMTRILDWTRTNVQSTLHVCWGAQAALYHHYGVGKHELPQKLSGIYPHRLTAARSPVVTGFDDEFLAPHSRHTDVDAADVDATGDVAVLAVSDEAGVYLAASRDGRQVYVTGHPEYDADTLAREYARDSEQGLPVAPPAHYFPGDDPARLPRNRWRGHGNLLYSNWLNYCVYQETPFDPDGA from the coding sequence GTGCCCGTCACCATGCCCCACGACCTTCCCGCCCGGGCCGTCCTGGCCGCGGAGCAGGTCTTCGTCATGTCCGACGACCGCGCGGGGCATCAGGACATCCGGCCCATGCGGATCGCCATCCTGAACCTGATGCCGATGAAGGTCACCACCGAGACCCAGCTGCTGCGCCTGCTCAGCAACAGCCCGCTGCAGATCGAGCTGACGCTGCTGCGGATGGCCAGCCACGTCTCGCGGACCACCGCGTCGGAGCACCTCGACTCGTTCTACTCCACCTTCGACGACGTGGCAGAGCAGCATTTCGACGGCCTCATCATCACCGGCGCCCCGGTCGAGCGCCTCGACTTCGAGGCCGTCGACTACTGGCCGGAGATGACCCGGATCCTCGACTGGACGCGGACCAACGTGCAGTCCACCCTGCACGTCTGCTGGGGCGCGCAGGCCGCCCTGTACCACCACTACGGCGTCGGCAAACACGAACTGCCGCAGAAGCTCTCCGGTATCTACCCGCACCGGCTCACGGCAGCGCGATCACCGGTCGTCACCGGCTTCGACGACGAGTTCCTCGCCCCGCACTCGCGGCACACCGACGTCGACGCGGCCGACGTCGACGCGACCGGTGACGTCGCGGTGCTGGCGGTCAGCGACGAGGCCGGCGTCTATCTCGCGGCCAGCCGGGACGGGCGGCAGGTCTACGTCACCGGCCACCCGGAGTACGACGCGGACACGCTCGCCCGCGAGTACGCCCGGGACAGCGAGCAGGGCCTCCCCGTCGCGCCGCCCGCCCACTACTTCCCGGGCGACGATCCCGCCCGGCTCCCGCGCAACCGCTGGCGCGGCCACGGGAACCTGCTGTACAGCAACTGGCTGAACTACTGCGTCTACCAGGAGACGCCGTTCGACCCCGACGGCGCGTAG